The Bacillota bacterium genomic interval TTCCTCGCCCGGCGGGAGAGGGCGGACGTGCTGGTGGGCTACCGGGCCAGGAGGCGCGATCCTCCGCTGCGCCGGCTCAACGCCGCCGGCTGGAACATGCTGGTGCGACTCCTCCTCGGCGTCCCGGTCCGCGACGTGGACTGCGCCTTCAAGCTTTACCGCGCCGACGTCCTCCGACGGCTGACCATCACCTCCAGCGGCGCCACCGTCAATGCCGAGATGCTGGCCCAGGTCCGGCGCCTGGGCTACAGGCTGCTGGAGCTCCCCGTCCGCCACTTCCCCCGCACCGCCGGGCGGGCGACGGGGAACGACCCCCGCGTGATCCTGCGCGCCTTCCGCGAGCTGGCCCGGCTCGCCCTCTCGCTCCGCCGCGGCGCCCACGACGCCAAGAAGGCCCCCGGAGCGTGGGCGGCCGGCGTCAAGCGCCCCCGGGGCGACCGCTGAGCCGGCGGGCGCCGGAGAACCCGGCGCGCGGTCAGGCGATCCAGTTCCAGGTCGTGAAGAGCGTGAAGAAGAAGGCCTGGACCAGCGGCAGGCTGGAGAAGAGCGCCACCTCCACCCAGGGGCGGCGCTCGGCCGCCTGGGCCAGCGTCACCGCCACGGGGAAGAGCACCACGAGGTAGCGGGACATGCTGGCCAGCGGCGTCATGGAGTGCAGCGTCGGCGCCGACATGGGCACCAGGACCCCGATCAGCGCCCAGAGCGCCCACGCCCGGGGCTGCCCCCAGCGCCGGCCCAGGAACGGCAGCAGCAGCCCCGCCAGCGCCGCGAGGCCGTCGATGGTGCTGTAGAGCGGGGCGAACTGGGGCCGCCAGCCGCTGACATAGACGCCCAGCGGCCAGTGGGCGGGCGGCGGCGGCGTCACCACCCGGTCGACCGCCGTCGCCAGGCCGACCCAGGGGGCCGCGAGGTGCCGGTTCCAGCCGGCCTCGGCGTGGACGAAGCGGAGCGCGTCCCCGCTCTCCAGCCAGAGGAAGCCCGCCCAGAGCGCGAAGGCCAGCGGGATCAGGAGAAGGGGCGCCGCCCGGCGCAGGCTCGGCCCGGACCGGTACCGCTCCAGGGCGAGCCATCCCAGCGGCAGCACCAGGAGGATCCCCAGGTTCCGCGTCAGGGCCGCCGCCGCGCCCGCCACCCCCGCCCACCACCACCGCTCCCGGTCCGCCGCCCAGAAGGCGGCCACGGTGGCGAAGAGGAAGAGCGCCTCGGTGTAGATCGCCGAGAAGTAGAAGGAGGTGGGGAAGAGCAGCAGCAGGAGGACCGTCCGGAGCGCCACCCGTTCGCCCAGCCGGCGCGCCACCAGGCGGTCGAGCAGGATCAGCCCCAGGAGCAGGAAGAGGTTGGAGAGGAGCACCCCCAGGACCGCGCCGGGGAGTCCCGTCAGCCGCTCGCCCAGGCCGATCAGAAGGGGGTAGAGGGGAAAGAAGGCCTCCGGCGAGTAGTGGCTCCGGACCGGGAAGCCGAAGTAGCCGTAGCGCGCGATCTCCAGGTACCACTGGGAGTCGTACCGGTCCCACATGGTGAACAGGAGCGGCGCCTGGGAGAGCGGCCAGGGCTGTGCCGGACGGCCCCCCGGAATGCGGAGGCTGGCCGCCCAGCCGATGAAGCTGAGCGCCAGCCGCGACCCGGCCCAGGCGGCGGCGATGAGGCCGATCCGCCCCCACGCCTCACCCGGGCGAAGCCGCCCGGGGAGTGCCTGGGTCCCTTCCTCCATCAGCTGCGGCCGACCGGCGAGCCGCTCTCGCCCTCCGGGCCGGCCGTCCGCTCCTCGCTCGTCCCGCCGGCCGCCGCCAGCAGGTCCCGCAGCCAGAAGGCCAGGTAGCCGACCATGCCCGCCAGTGCGACCAGCGTC includes:
- a CDS encoding glycosyltransferase family 2 protein; protein product: MDGEPRDETPDASRQPELSVVLPAYNEEANIGDTLEQVTGFLEGRGLEYELLVVDDGSRDRTGAVVTGIAKANPAIRLLRHTRNRGYGAALRTGFAAARGRWVFFMDSDGQFDIRDLEGFLARRERADVLVGYRARRRDPPLRRLNAAGWNMLVRLLLGVPVRDVDCAFKLYRADVLRRLTITSSGATVNAEMLAQVRRLGYRLLELPVRHFPRTAGRATGNDPRVILRAFRELARLALSLRRGAHDAKKAPGAWAAGVKRPRGDR
- a CDS encoding mannosyltransferase family protein, coding for MEEGTQALPGRLRPGEAWGRIGLIAAAWAGSRLALSFIGWAASLRIPGGRPAQPWPLSQAPLLFTMWDRYDSQWYLEIARYGYFGFPVRSHYSPEAFFPLYPLLIGLGERLTGLPGAVLGVLLSNLFLLLGLILLDRLVARRLGERVALRTVLLLLLFPTSFYFSAIYTEALFLFATVAAFWAADRERWWWAGVAGAAAALTRNLGILLVLPLGWLALERYRSGPSLRRAAPLLLIPLAFALWAGFLWLESGDALRFVHAEAGWNRHLAAPWVGLATAVDRVVTPPPPAHWPLGVYVSGWRPQFAPLYSTIDGLAALAGLLLPFLGRRWGQPRAWALWALIGVLVPMSAPTLHSMTPLASMSRYLVVLFPVAVTLAQAAERRPWVEVALFSSLPLVQAFFFTLFTTWNWIA